GAAAATCAATGGTTCAAAAACATTATTTTGCCGGTACAGATAGCCGGTCCGATTTGTTCTCAAAACACTGTTAAAAACAAAGAATTCAGAACAAATATAagcgtttcttcttcttcttcttcatgtgtTACATGATTCTCTTTACATGTGACAGTAAGAATCGAAAAACCTCTCACTCTCTAACAttacttttcctttttctttctcttttttggtAAATGAAACATACATTGTTTCTAAACCTGGATATTATCTTGAAAACATCATCATCTCAATTCTTCACGATATTCTTCTGCATCCTCGATTAGTTTGATTATACGTTTGTTAGCTTTGGATTTAGAGCTTCCTAGAGGGTGATATGGAGTATATTGTTGCGTTTGTCCTCATCTCGGTTGATGGTTTCCAAGTATGCGTAAGCATAGCCATTCATTTCATAACTTGGGATGTATATTTGACCTCTCCATTTTTTTCTCCGGACTTCCTCACCACCTGCTGGACCTTTTGTTTGTTTGACTTTCGGAACTTGCACTATCATCCATTGAGACACATTTTGAAATTATCGTCATTGTATATATTACATGAACACCACAATTTCATTGGTTATTATAGACGGTGCAAACGATTTTATTCAACTGAAAAGTATCACTGAAGTTTCAATGAAAAATAATTTCGAAGCCCTACGCCACTGCTTCCGCGTGCAAACTGGTATCTTCACCCTGTTGGAACAACTTTGTCATCCCACCAACACTCTATTTAAAGTCTCTTTAATTGGATTTTCTTTTTCCCTATCTAAATCGGTGCCCTTATTTTAGGAACAATTTATGATGGTATCCCTTTCACTTGGTATTTTACGGAATCCACTAAAATGATCCTCAAAGCTTGACACATTCATTGAAACACTATACGTCACAAACAATCCTTTCCATTACGATCGACTAAATCTTTGACCGATTAAATTACAAATTAATTCGATCCTTTTTATTACGATAATTAGCACATTTTCAGGGGTAGATACCTCGTATTCTATAAATTCGGACAATACTGAACTGCGATATAATACTGTAGATATGAACAGGATGTTGTATTGCATTTCTGATTGGGGTGGCTTTGAACAATTTTTTTAGAATGAGTTTGATTTCTAAGTTTAGGAAATATTTCTACTTATGCTGCAATAAAACACCCATCCTGATTGATATTTTCCGGCATTGGTATTATATCCTTCCACCACCTATAACAAAGCAGGTAACaaaactattattattattatagatGTAAAATAACTTAACTCTTGGGTCGATTGCACGAAACTTTTTAGTCTGCTAAAAAAACAATCCTCAAACAATTTCAAGAAGCTAAGATAAAAAACATGGTGCTCATCACACGCTGAAGTTCCGACGACCTCCTGCAACTAAGTCTTCTGCACTGCTAAGCACAATGGAGCCTGACACGTCCGACTCCAAGCCTTCAGCAATGCTAGGCAACATATTTCTATTGTTCATAAGATTCAACAGTTGTATAGAAAAAGCCTTAATCTTGTCTCCCAGTTGTATGAAGCAATCCCTGAGTTCGAAGAAGAACTAGCTCAGATAATGGTACAGCTATGCCTTAAAAGGATCGTGTTATACAGCCCTATTTCTGAAAAGAGTGTTTGGTATTATGGTGAAATACATCTTCTTCAGTTGCAGGGAAGAAATTTAGTGATAGCCGCCAACCCCTACCCAAGTTCAGAAGTTTCTAAAGACGACTACTTGAAATTGATAAGGGAAAGTCATCATTGGAAAGAAGCTGATGAATTGATCCAGGAGCCAATGGACATAAATGAATACCTCTTTTGGTTTAACACTATTTTCAAGCCCAATATTGCTATGCAACCCCCAAAGTTTGGGTCGGACAGCTTTAGGTAGGTTGCCTCTCGGCAATGAATTTCTTCCTTCCCAACCTTCTCCAGAGACGGGCGATGCATTTCTATATCCTTCTAAAGAGGGTTCATCGTCAACAATGCCACCATTTTCTTGAGATATACAGACTATATCTGCCACATATGGAGAGATTGTTACTTATCCATTTGCTTCTAGTGCACTTGATTGGACTGATCTATACTGGGGGTCAATGCTACACCGGAGGAGTATCAGACCCAGTTCAACGATTATCATGCTCTATTAGATGGATTTCAGAAATTCCACTTCAATGAGATGCAAAAATTGAGGGAAAGCATGATGTTTGACATGAGTCAAGGATTTACCGGTACTGATGGTTCAGGTAGTAGTAGAGGCATGAGTCCTAATGTTAGAGGAATGAGTCCCAGTTGTAGAGGAATGACTAATATGAGTCCCATTGGTAGAGGCATGAGTCCCAGTCTATCAAGTCAGCAAAGTCATGGAAGTGAAAGAAGTTTGAGACGTCGTTCTATGCAGGAGGTACCATAAAGTTATACTCCAAACCTAGTGTTAGAAACTCAaagacgtgaaggtgatgaaaaCGTTAGCATGGATACAACTCTTGCGTGTCCGTTTAGACAAAAGTCAACTGACATAATGATTCCTGGTGGTGATGTGAAcatagaagcaattaggcaatcGAATCGGTTTACCCCAATTGCCTCAACCCCCAACCTAGTTGCCTCAAGCTCATCAGCATTTCAaccatttcaacaaactccttcatCGTATCAACAACACACATTCCAAGGATTGTATCATGTTCCCTTGCACCCTGGACCAATTAATTATCAAGGTTATGGTTTGAAACTTGAATCATTGAATACTAAATTTGAAGCTCAGCCATAACCTAAAGTTCTATAAATTGCGTAGCTTAATAATTTTGTTACATAAAGATAAGTAGAGTTCATAGAAATTTTGAAGTGATCATACGGAGACCCTTGATTAATAAACCTGTTCTCGAAACCTAGAAATCAAATGAAGATCGTTTCAATTGGGGATGTTTTCAACCTTTCATAATCAAAGTTTAGGCTCTCAAACCCTATCTTTCATAATATTTCATGTTCAACACATAATGTAATGGAATGAATAATCAACTGATGAGATTTTTGTTTGAATCACGAAACATCACCGAGTCGATCAATCTTGCCTCATACGTGAACTTGCAAGATCGATTCAATAGGCAATAACCTATCTCTCGATTTCATTCTTTCATGCAATTTAAATATCGGCAGACATTGAGGATTTTTTGGTTTGAATGGAGTGAGAAATgctacaccatgtttgtttactcctgactcatctgagtcgtcttgATCtaagtcatctggatctgagtgaaatcacctgactcatctggatctgactcaatatgtttgttttgagtcagatctgactcatctgactcaaaaatttGTGAGTCAGGAGTTTGGTCACataagtcaggggtattttgttacctgactcaaatgggtccgagtcagggatTATGGCTGAGCAGAGGtcgaatcagatctgactcaaaatggaaaacaaacagtctaactgctgactcggcccgagtcaagggttgactcagatccagacgccgagtcagttGCAAACAAACATGTTGCTATACAAATTACAGACTAAAGAGAATAGAGATTACAGAAGAAAAAAGACGACAAATAATTGTTAAACCCGGATAACCCATATTATGTACAGTAATCTAAGCCGTCTTTATATCTCCCCTATTTCATCATCTGACGGTCCATATGAGGCTGTTAAACCATGTCAAAAGAGGTCCTGTTAAGGGATCCCTCCTCCTTCTTGAATGATACAACTCTTTCCGAAACCTGGTAATCTTTATGTAaatggaagaattttttttctgtCAAGAAGTGGCTGTTGAACCGGCTAAAAAACCTAGTAGGGTCAGTCGGTTCTTTGGTGGGACCGTGGCTCACCCGGCTCAATAGTTTTAAAATGGTTTCATGGAAAATCAATGGTTCAAAAACATTATTTTGCCGGTCCAGATAGCCGGTCCGGTTTGTTCTCAAAACACTGCTAAAAACAAAGAATTCAGATCAAATATAagcgtttcttcttcttcttcaagtgttACATGATTCTGTTTACATGTGACACTAAGAATCGAAAAACCTCTCACTCTCTAACATtgcttttccttttctttctcttttttggtAAATGAAACATACATTGTTTCTAAATTGGGATGAATGAAGCATATATAATACAGATCAACAACTAATTTGATGATTTTGGGAGAGGAATTCCATTCAAAAATGACTTGAAAAGTTGAAAAGCAGCTCTTGGTTTGAAAAGAGGAACTTCATGACCTGCACCTCTTACTGTTGCAAATGTTAATCCTTCATATACTTCTGCCCATCCTCCCACCTGTTTCTTGACATACCATGGATACCATGGTATCTTTGTTGATAACTTGAGGCGCTCAAGCGAGAATCTAGTTGCAGTAACCGGCACAACTGAATCAACATCGCCGCTGTAATGAATTTGTGATGAAAGATAGCATAAGAACAAGACCATTCAGCACAAAAATAAGCTACTGAATATGAAATGGAAAATTTATAAAAAATGTTGGCACACACCTAAATACCCAGACTCTCAATCCACCAGCAATCATCTCTTTGTATATTGGAAGCATCGATGCTTCCGTGTCGTTCCAATTCCGGTTTAAAGTTTCACTGAAATGAAACAAAAGAACTAACAGTCATTTACACATAAATTGGATAATCAATATTGCACTCTAGTTTAGCTTTGACTATACCTGCACGCAGTCCATTTGTAAGGGATTTTAGTTGTATTTGCATGGAGAGCCTTTTGTACATCAGGCCGATTATAATAAATTTCTGCATACTTTTCGGTACATGGATCGTATCCTTCATATCCTGAAATTTGCCTAAATACCTGATAGAAACATCAAAACAAGTCAAAACTAAACTTCAATTCTCAAAAGAAAACCCACcaatctatttgaataaaatgcTTGCAATATATACGAAAACATACACACCTGGTGAGGTCTATGCGGCAACCGTAACGTCCTCTGGCTACCATCTGACTTGTTGCATGGTGGAGCATAAATGTTGTATTGGTCAATGTTTCCGAATTCTTGATCCATTGCGTACGAGTACAACGTTTCGCATTCGTTTGAATTCTTTTGCCTATGAAAATCGCATTTGTTGAGTAGTTGCCTGTACGTTTTATCTGAAATCATTGCATGGCTCCACCAATATGTTATGGTGCCTACGTTGTCGTAGTAGTTATC
This genomic stretch from Papaver somniferum cultivar HN1 chromosome 5, ASM357369v1, whole genome shotgun sequence harbors:
- the LOC113280874 gene encoding serine carboxypeptidase-like 25 encodes the protein MASSNGNKIMLLSFLLLFLSSLSVCSSSKRTRAEEEEQHDRISALPGQPKVSFQQYSGYVTVNQKSGRALFYWLTEAAVRDPVSKPLVIWLNGGPGCSSVAYGASEEIGPFRLNKTGTGLYLNKFSWNSIANLLFIESPAGVGFSYSNTSSDLLNSGDRRTAKDCLEFVIQWLERFPRYKNRDVYITGESYAGHYVPQLAREITAHNKVAKHPIHLKGIMVGNAVTDNYYDNVGTITYWWSHAMISDKTYRQLLNKCDFHRQKNSNECETLYSYAMDQEFGNIDQYNIYAPPCNKSDGSQRTLRLPHRPHQVFRQISGYEGYDPCTEKYAEIYYNRPDVQKALHANTTKIPYKWTACSETLNRNWNDTEASMLPIYKEMIAGGLRVWVFSGDVDSVVPVTATRFSLERLKLSTKIPWYPWYVKKQVGGWAEVYEGLTFATVRGAGHEVPLFKPRAAFQLFKSFLNGIPLPKSSN